The following nucleotide sequence is from Haliscomenobacter hydrossis DSM 1100.
GCAGGCAAAAAAGAACTCAAACAGGCCCTCTAAATTCAAGCAACATGAACATCTTCGAAGAATACAATAGCAAAGTCAATCGCCGCGAATTTTTATCCGGCAGTGTACTGGGTTTGGGCGCTACCGCGCTGAGCAGCCTGCTGACCGGCAATGAGTTTTTGAGCAACGACAACAATTTGCCCCATTTCCCGCCCAAAGCCAAACGGGTCATTTATTTGTTCCAAAGTGGCGCCCCTTCCCAATTGGAGTTGTTTGATTACAAACCCAAATTAAAGGAGATGTTTGGGCAGGAATTGCCCGCTTCCATTCGGGGCGAACAGCGGGTATCCGGCATGACGGCCAATCAGCGCTCTTTTCCGCTGGCTTATGGCAAATTTACTTTTGGTCAATATGGCCAGGGCCGCATTTGGCTCAGCGACCTCTTGCCGTACCACCAACAGATCGCCGATGAGCTGTGTGTCGTCAAATCGGTTCATACCGAAGCCATCAACCACGATCCTGCGGTGACCTTTATCCAAACCGGCAGCCAGCAGGGTGCACGTCCCAGTTTTGGCTCCTGGATCAGCTACGGACTGGGCTCCGAGAATAAAAACCTGCCTGCTTTTTGTGTACTCTTATCGCGTTCCACCAGCTACGACCAACCGCTGTACGCCAAGTTGTGGAACAATGCCTTTTTGCCTTCCGAACACCAGGGCGTCTTGTTCCGCTCCGGCGATGATCCCATTTTGTACCTCAACGACCCACCCGGGGTCGACAAAGTGACCCGCCGGGACATGCTGGATGTATTGGCCAAATTGCACAAACAGCAATTGGAAACCGTGCTCGACGACGAACTCAACAGCCGCATTTCCCAGTACGAAATGGCCTACCGCATGCAAACTGCGGTGCCCGATACTTTGGATGTAAGCAAAGAACCCGATTGGGTTTTCGACCTCTATGGCCCCCAGGCCCGCAAACCGGGAACCTACGCCGCCAACTGCCTCCTGGCGCGCAAACTCATTGAAAACGACGTGCGTTTTGTCCAATTGTACCACCAGGGTTGGGACCAACACGGCAATTTGCCGACCGATATTAAAAAATTGGCCAAAGATGTGGATCAGGCCTCGGCTGCCCTGATTTTGGACCTCAAACAACGTGGACTGCTGGAGGATACCCTCGTGATCTGGGGTGGAGAATTTGGCCGGGGTTGTTATTCCCAAGGCAAATTAACCCCCGACAATTATGGGCGCGACCACCATCCCCGCTGCTACTCCATCTGGATGGCTGGCGCCGGGGTGAAAAAAGGGTTTACCTACGGCGAAACGGATGATTTTGGCTACAACATCATCAAAGACCCGGTGCATGTTCACGATTACCAGGCTACCATCATGCACCTCTTGGGCATCGATCACGAGCGTTTTACTTTCAAGTTTCAGGGCCGACGTTACCGCTTGACCGATGTGGCCGGACATGTGGTCAAAGACCTTTTATTGTAAATTTTTATCGACAACGCTTCAATATGAACCAGCGCAATATAGTATCAGGTTTTGTCATCTTGCTGTTGTTTCTGGCCGCCAAACCTTTGGTGGAAACGGACCCGCAACCCAGGGTCAAAAAGCAGACCTCACCCCACAAAACAGAATCGATTGGTTCTAAGCTTGACGCTTTTGCGCAGCTTCGCTGCTTATTTGTTTCACCACGACGACACGACGACACGACGTTTTTCGCGCTTCGCGCTTCAAAAAACACGACGCTTGCGTCGTGTAGTGCGGAGCAAAACGTCGTGTCGTCGTGTCGTCGTGGTGAAAAAACATTTTGGCGTAGCCAAAATACATCGCTTGTGTTGAAAAAAGCGGAATCAGACCTTACCCACCTGTTCTCAGCAGCGACCAAGGTAAAAGCCACTAAAACAACAATCAGCCCCGCAGAACCCAAGCTTGATTTCAACAGCCAAATCAAACCCATTCTCGCCGACCGTTGCTTCAAATGCCATGGCCCCGACGAAAACAAAGTAGACGCTGGCCTCCAACTCACCTCCTTTAAAAAAGCCACCGCCCTTTTGGAATCTGGCAAACGGGCCATTGTCCCCTTCAAACCCCAGGAAAGTGAATTGGTCAAACGCATCCTCACCACCGATCCAGATGACGTAATGCCTTCGCCCAAATCCAACCTCAGCCTCACTGAGGCCGAAAAAAAATTGCTCATCCAGTGGATTGAACAAGGTGCCGAATACCAGGAACATTGGGCCTTTATCCCCCCAGCAACCCATCAGGTTCCAAGCGTCCAAAACAAAACCTGGGTCAAAAATCCGATCGATTATTTCATTGCCCAAAAACTGGAAGAAAAGGGCCTCAAACCCAATGCGGAGGCAAACAAAGAAACCCTGATTCGGCGACTATACCTGGATTTGACGGGCCTACCCCCCAGTGTGGCCGAAGTTCGT
It contains:
- a CDS encoding DUF1501 domain-containing protein codes for the protein MNIFEEYNSKVNRREFLSGSVLGLGATALSSLLTGNEFLSNDNNLPHFPPKAKRVIYLFQSGAPSQLELFDYKPKLKEMFGQELPASIRGEQRVSGMTANQRSFPLAYGKFTFGQYGQGRIWLSDLLPYHQQIADELCVVKSVHTEAINHDPAVTFIQTGSQQGARPSFGSWISYGLGSENKNLPAFCVLLSRSTSYDQPLYAKLWNNAFLPSEHQGVLFRSGDDPILYLNDPPGVDKVTRRDMLDVLAKLHKQQLETVLDDELNSRISQYEMAYRMQTAVPDTLDVSKEPDWVFDLYGPQARKPGTYAANCLLARKLIENDVRFVQLYHQGWDQHGNLPTDIKKLAKDVDQASAALILDLKQRGLLEDTLVIWGGEFGRGCYSQGKLTPDNYGRDHHPRCYSIWMAGAGVKKGFTYGETDDFGYNIIKDPVHVHDYQATIMHLLGIDHERFTFKFQGRRYRLTDVAGHVVKDLLL